The genomic DNA TCACTAAAATGAACATGTACATCAATCACACCAGGAAAAATATACAAACCGGTTGCATCGCGTTCCTCTAGTGCAGTTCCGTCGATTTCAGCCTCCAGTTTTACAATGACACCTTTCTTTACTGCTATATCTGTTTGAATCACTTCATCTGAAAATACGACCAAACCATTACGTATTAAAAGATCATAATTAGCCATACCAGCTTCACCTCTACTATAACTTTAGCAAACTTTGATTCTCACTCATATAAACATCTAAACTCGCCTGAATCGCATCTCCTCGATGAACATTCACTCCATGTCGAATTAAAACGGCTTCTAATGCTCCAAGTACGGCTAGAACATTTTCTTTTCGACAGCTGTAGCCCATCGTACCAATTCTCCAAATCTTCCCATGTAAAGGACCGAATGAAGAAGCAATTTCAATACTAAATGCTTCAAGTAACATTTTCCTAACTGATTCCCCGTCTATCCCCTTTGGAATTTCTATACAAGTAACACAAGGCAGCTTATTCCTTGAATCACCAAAAAGCTTTAATCCCATCGCTTCAATCCCTGCTATTAACGCCCTTTCATGGTACTGATGTCGATTAAAGCGCTCTTCTAGACCTTCTAATAAAACAAGTCTTAAACCTTCGTGCAAAGCATAGATCATTGAGGTTGCCTCTGTATGATGATTGAGTCTTCGCGGACCCCAATAATCCTGGAGCATACTTAAATCAAAATAATTACTGGCAATGAAATGATTACTTCTCTTATAATTCAAATCCTGCTCAGTTGCAATTCCTCGCTCCACCTTTTTTCGAGCGTATAATATATTTTCAATCCGTTCGTTATACGTAATGGGCGCCAGCCCAGATGGAACTGATAAGCATTTTTGAGTACCACCTATCATTCCATCAATAAACCATTCATCGGTTTTTACCTCAACCCCTCCGATAGATGCAACAGCATCCACCACGAGAAGCACATCTCTTTCTCGACAAGCTCTTCCAATTTCTTCAAGCGGTTGCAATCTACCGGTCGATGTTTCTCCATGTACTATAGCTACAATTTTAGGTGACACCTTTTCAATTTCTTCAATGACCACTTTAGGATCAAATACATCACCCCATGGGCACTCTATGGAGTACACATCTGCGCCATACCGTTCACAAATTTCTACTAACAAATGTCCGAATCTCCCGTATATCGGAACTAATACGCGATCACCAGGTTCAATGATGCTACAAAGAATGGCCTCATTTCCCGATCTTGAGGTACCATCAATAGGAAATGCCCATGTGTTCTTTGTTTGAAAAACTTGACGAAGCATTGTCATAACTTCATTCATAATAGTTGTAAAAGCGGGATCAAACTGCCCTAAAATAGGTGTGCTCATCGCACGTAACACACGAGGATCAACTTCAACCGGTCCTGGTGTCATTATTGTACGCAATGGTGTATGCAATTCTGAAAAAACCACCATGTTTCACTCCTTTAATAAGCTAATTTATATAAAACTTCTGTTAATAACTCAATACCTGTCTCTAATTCTTCTAAATTCGTAAATTCCTGTGGTGAATGACTAATTCCACCACGGCTAGGGACAAACAACAAGGAAGTCGGACAAATTCCACCAAATACTTGAGCATCATGCCCAGCCCCACTAATCATTTTTTGATAGCGGTATCGGTTTCTTTCTGCAATTTCACCTGCCCATTCACACATTTCTTCATCCATCTTCACAGGCTTTACGTCCATCCATTGCACGATTTCCACTTCTATATTTGATACATCAGAAAAACGCTTAAACTCTGTAAAAATATTTTGACAATATTCTTCAATAATTTCTTCCTGATGATGCCGAATATCTAAAGAAAATTCTACCTCGCCAGCTACTACATTGGGTACATTCGGCTTTACGTTTAATCTTCCAACTGTAGCAACTAACATAGGATCTGTATTCTTTGCTTTATCAGTTAAGAAAGAGATTAGATGGGAAGCAGTGCTTACAGCATCTTTTCGAAACTGCATTGGGGTTGTTCCTGCATGATTACTTTCACCCTTGATACGAATGGTATAACGGCGCTGGCCTACGATATGAGTAACAATACCGATTTGGTTTTTATTTCGTTCAAGTATCATTCCTTGTTCAATATGAATTTCTACAAATCTCTCTATATCTGTACGAACCGGTGAACCGTATGACTTTGGATCAAAGCCCACTTGCTTCATTGCTTCGAAAAACGAAATACCCTCTCCATCCCTTACATTTTCCACTCGAGAAAGGTTGTAAACACCACTAATATTCCTTGACCCCCAAAAGGTTAATGGAAAACGACTTCCCTCTTCTTCACATAAAGAAACCACTTCTATCGTTTTTTTCGGGTATCCATATCTATGAAAAAGCCTTACCGTAGCTAATAAGCTTGCAATAATACCGTATGCACCATCGTACTTCCCACCGTCCACTACCGTATCAATATGAGAGCCTGTCAGAATCGTTTTATCATTTTCATTTGTACCTGGTAATCTACCAAATAAATTTCCCACGCTATCAAAATACGTATATAAATTCGTTTGATCCATCATATTTTTTAATGCTACCTGTGCCTCTAGCCAGGCTGGTGAATACAGAAGTCTTGTTACACCCCCACTTTCTGTTTCTCCTATAGAAGCAAGCCATTCAATCACTGCTCCCACTTGTCCTTCTTCAATTAATTGTTTATTAATTTGAATGGCCATCCCCTTCACTCCCTATAAATAAATCCATGTTATTTTTCTTAACATCATCACGTTATATTATTAGTTTACCTATTTTCCCAGTGAACTTCATTAGCGTTTATGTAAAATATTCGATAGTTTTTTATGCAAATTGACCAAATCATGATAATATTAAACAAAAAATACTAAATTTTCTGCATAATAATCGAAAGGAATGTTCCTATTGAAAGTAAATCAACTCTTAAATGTACCGGATTTAGAAGGAATGAATATGATTGCCGGACAATCAGGAATGGAACGCGAAGTAAAGTCTGTTAACATGATGGATGCTCCTGATATCATCCATTACTTAAACAAAAATGAATTTCTTGTCACAACCGCCTACCATTTTAAAGATCATCCTCAAACACTGACCAATTTAGTTGAAGCCATGGCAACACAA from Robertmurraya sp. FSL R5-0851 includes the following:
- the allC gene encoding allantoate deiminase; the encoded protein is MAIQINKQLIEEGQVGAVIEWLASIGETESGGVTRLLYSPAWLEAQVALKNMMDQTNLYTYFDSVGNLFGRLPGTNENDKTILTGSHIDTVVDGGKYDGAYGIIASLLATVRLFHRYGYPKKTIEVVSLCEEEGSRFPLTFWGSRNISGVYNLSRVENVRDGEGISFFEAMKQVGFDPKSYGSPVRTDIERFVEIHIEQGMILERNKNQIGIVTHIVGQRRYTIRIKGESNHAGTTPMQFRKDAVSTASHLISFLTDKAKNTDPMLVATVGRLNVKPNVPNVVAGEVEFSLDIRHHQEEIIEEYCQNIFTEFKRFSDVSNIEVEIVQWMDVKPVKMDEEMCEWAGEIAERNRYRYQKMISGAGHDAQVFGGICPTSLLFVPSRGGISHSPQEFTNLEELETGIELLTEVLYKLAY
- a CDS encoding pyridoxal-phosphate-dependent aminotransferase family protein — its product is MVVFSELHTPLRTIMTPGPVEVDPRVLRAMSTPILGQFDPAFTTIMNEVMTMLRQVFQTKNTWAFPIDGTSRSGNEAILCSIIEPGDRVLVPIYGRFGHLLVEICERYGADVYSIECPWGDVFDPKVVIEEIEKVSPKIVAIVHGETSTGRLQPLEEIGRACRERDVLLVVDAVASIGGVEVKTDEWFIDGMIGGTQKCLSVPSGLAPITYNERIENILYARKKVERGIATEQDLNYKRSNHFIASNYFDLSMLQDYWGPRRLNHHTEATSMIYALHEGLRLVLLEGLEERFNRHQYHERALIAGIEAMGLKLFGDSRNKLPCVTCIEIPKGIDGESVRKMLLEAFSIEIASSFGPLHGKIWRIGTMGYSCRKENVLAVLGALEAVLIRHGVNVHRGDAIQASLDVYMSENQSLLKL